The Erigeron canadensis isolate Cc75 chromosome 4, C_canadensis_v1, whole genome shotgun sequence genome window below encodes:
- the LOC122597729 gene encoding uncharacterized protein LOC122597729, whose product MSCLALSLQPTNGSDILLQTREWFPPARALVALSAFRQTRLAFATGKNNNAEDGDTSLGDDPLAASSGQVIVGVESRYRVVYRLVNAIYVLGITTVDDDCVNNVFECISIVNQAVSVVVTACRGVDVTPEKLGRKYAEIYMALDIVLRGVSNIRLAAMLASLHGDSIAKMVHSALSTENKIRGADSWGNIEAHSAEHESSELAFTNNSFELPAETLEAGDEVAATLARTEQGPVIEQEEAKEDENVEKDPFAASDNLDKPVDLVGGFKKDKDQASDLAMVLSGLEVTTLPPAAATESTHIGVEGFEGDYGGIEFSKDGSTLPEDFEGINQAWGGGLDASEFVDAKKVVKREGLGGLELLETSDAPAAKAANGAEANLEDLVVKQSAMKGPEMYISEEINAEFRESLLARVGLMGVVYLKTLPPKQTGNAETEFSFKIDGANGVKRFVMYSSSVSSLGNQMFHVRTAPSDEPIPIMKYSLLPRATPLPLRVRLVKRHSGTLLSVMIQYVSNPDLPSPLTDVTFILKLPVDPTLSQVSPKAVLNRSERELQWHVQEIPLKGSPVRLRARITVDRSEEDGGEELEVVGYVKFSYQGTKSLSGISLQQASEGKTDFYEVANRYESGVYTCN is encoded by the coding sequence ATGTCCTGTTTAGCTTTATCTTTACAACCTACAAATGGATCTGACATATTGCTACAAACCCGCGAGTGGTTTCCACCCGCACGCGCCCTCGTGGCGCTATCCGCTTTCCGGCAGACGCGTCTCGCGTTTGCCACAGGAAAGAACAACAATGCGGAAGACGGGGATACTTCGTTAGGAGACGATCCGCTGGCTGCGTCCAGCGGACAGGTGATTGTTGGTGTTGAGAGTAGGTATCGGGTTGTGTATAGGCTGGTTAATGCGATTTACGTGTTGGGGATCACGACTGTCGATGATGATTGTGTGAATAATGTGTTTGAGTGTATTAGTATTGTGAATCAAGCTGTTAGTGTTGTCGTTACTGCGTGTCGTGGGGTGGATGTTACGCCGGAGAAGCTTGGGAGGAAGTATGCCGAGATTTATATGGCGTTGGATATTGTTTTGAGGGGGGTTAGTAATATCCGACTTGCCGCTATGCTTGCTTCTTTGCACGGGGATAGTATTGCTAAAATGGTGCATTCGGCTTTGAGTACTGAGAATAAGATTAGGGGAGCAGATAGCTGGGGTAATATAGAAGCTCATTCGGCTGAGCATGAATCGAGTGAGCTGGCGTTTACAAATAATAGTTTTGAGCTGCCTGCCGAGACATTAGAGGCTGGTGATGAGGTGGCGGCTACTCTTGCTAGAACAGAACAGGGCCCGGTTATAGAACAGGAGGAGGCTAAAGAAGATGAGAACGTGGAGAAGGATCCATTCGCTGCCAGTGATAATTTGGATAAACCTGTTGATTTAGTTGGCGGgtttaagaaagataaagaCCAAGCTTCTGATTTGGCAATGGTTTTGTCGGGCCTTGAGGTGACTACACTACCACCAGCTGCAGCTACCGAGTCGACTCATATTGGTGTCGAAGGATTTGAAGGGGATTATGGTGGTATTGAGTTTAGTAAAGATGGTTCAACTTTACCTGAAGATTTTGAAGGTATAAATCAAGCTTGGGGTGGTGGTTTGGATGCATCGGAGTTTGTTGATGCTAAAAAGGTAGTGAAACGTGAAGGTCTTGGTGGGCTTGAGTTATTGGAAACTAGTGATGCCCCGGCTGCCAAAGCTGCAAATGGCGCTGAAGCTAATCTTGAAGACCTTGTTGTGAAACAGTCTGCAATGAAAGGTCCCGAGATGTACATATCTGAAGAGATCAATGCAGAGTTTAGGGAATCTTTGCTTGCTAGGGTTGGTTTAATGGGTGTTGTTTACTTGAAAACTTTGCCTCCTAAACAGACTGGTAATGCAGAAACCGAGTTTTCTTTCAAGATTGACGGTGCAAATGGTGTTAAGAGATTTGTTATGTACAGCTCTAGTGTAAGCAGCCTAGGCAACCAAATGTTTCATGTCAGAACTGCACCTTCGGATGAGCCTATACCCATCATGAAGTATAGTTTGCTACCTCGTGCTACACCTCTGCCATTAAGAGTTCGACTAGTGAAACGTCACAGCGGCACTTTACTCTCTGTGATGATCCAATATGTGTCAAACCCTGATTTGCCTTCCCCTTTGACAGATGTAACATTTATTCTTAAACTTCCAGTTGACCCGACACTGTCACAGGTCTCACCAAAAGCTGTACTGAATAGGTCTGAAAGAGAATTACAATGGCATGTTCAAGAAATTCCTTTAAAAGGAAGCCCTGTTCGATTGAGAGCAAGGATAACAGTGGATAGAAGTGAAGAAGATGGCGGGGAGGAACTTGAGGTTGTTGGATATGTAAAGTTTTCATACCAAGGAACAAAGTCATTGTCTGGGATTTCACTGCAGCAGGCTTCTGAAGGCAAAACAGACTTTTATGAGGTTGCCAATAGGTACGAAAGTGGAGTTTATACATGTAATTGA
- the LOC122597614 gene encoding protein SEED AND ROOT HAIR PROTECTIVE PROTEIN-like: MKSIATTFSVILLLLSVAISFASATADGTAYRFAPATKPKMPYKEMPQTIAIQGLIYCKSGSKHAPIKGATARVTCLARNPIGLELAPFSVSSCPADDKGYFLAKLSPPSTNYFKNAKWELKECKAFLEKSPLKDCKVPLDINGGIKGAHIISTSSHRLLKNENLYSIKPFFYTRDGAKSVSDNEGY; the protein is encoded by the exons ATGAAGTCCATTGCTACTACATTCTCTGTTATCCTCCTCCTACTGTCTGTGGCGATATCATTTGCTTCCGCCACTGCTGATGGTACGGCTTATAGATTTGCTCCTGCTACAAAGCCTAAAATGCCTTATAAGGAAATGCCCCAAACCATTGCGATTCAAGGCCTCATATATTGCAAATCCGGCTCAAAACATGCCCCAATTAAAG GAGCCACGGCGCGAGTAACTTGTTTGGCAAGAAACCCCATTGGGCTCGAATTAGCACCATTTTCTGTCTCAAGCTGCCCAGCTGACGACAAGGGCTACTTTTTAGCCAAACTGTCCCCACCATCAACAAACTACTTCAAGAATGCTAAATGGGAGTTGAAAGAATGCAAGGCCTTCCTAGAGAAGTCACCATTGAAGGACTGCAAGGTTCCGTTAGATATTAATGGAGGGATTAAGGGTGCTCATATTATTTCTACTTCGTCCCATCGCCTCCTCAAAAATGAAAATCTCTACTCGATCAAACCCTTTTTCTACACAAGGGATGGAGCTAAATCAGTTTCAGACAACGAAGGATATTAA
- the LOC122597615 gene encoding uncharacterized protein LOC122597615 — protein sequence MEDLRVDARKRVGFSTIHKCVSAIRQLAYDKSLDSLDEYLHMGEEIARICLEDFCKCVFELYAAEYLRRPTSDDIQRLLSKHEELHGFPGMLGSVDCMLAMEKLSKIMARGKIEDTAPDTSFTVNGTEYKKAYYLADSIYSEWSMFVKSFSCLQDVKRKKFKKYQESARKDVERAFGVFQGRWEILQAPAKAMSVNKIHRTMRVLYCIT from the exons ATGGAAGACTTGCGTGTCGATGCAAGAAAAAGGGTTGGTTTTAGTACCATCCATAAATGTGTATCTGCCATACGACAATTGGCGTATGACAAATCTCTGGACTCACTTGATGAATATTTGCATATGGGGGAGGAAATAGCTAGAATATGTCTAGAAGATTTTTGTAAGTGTGTTTTTGAGCTTTATGCAGCCGAGTATTTGCGAAGACCCACGTCTGATGATATACAACGTTTGCTAAGCAAACACGAAGAACTTCATGGGTTTCCGGGGATGTTAGGAAGCGTCGATTGTATGCTGGCCATGGAAAAATTGTCCAAAATCATGGCAAGG ggAAAAATTGAGGATACGGCTCCCGATACTTCATTTACCGTTAACGGGACCGAGTATAAGAAGGCATACTACCTTGCTGACAGCATTTATTCAGAGTGGTCTATGTTTGTGAAGTCGTTCTCATGCCTGCAAGACGTGAAAAGGAAGAAGTTTAAGAAGTACCAAGAAAGTGCTCGAAAAGATGTTGAGCGGGCATTCGGAGTTTTTCAAGGTCGATGGGAGATACTTCAGGCACCGGCAAAAGCCATGAGTGTTAATAAGATTCACCGAACCATGCGTGTGTTATATTGCATAACATGA
- the LOC122597616 gene encoding auxin-responsive protein IAA33 — MNNNNNINDQQGSLNMMKRRWLQDHQKRLMSSQQQPYINMLISPLAAPPPIHHHNKFLKEEDNDDMVAGVIPAVTVVVEGRSICHRISLHNQDGYNSLAKALRHMLVDDDDDGEEQSGGGYDLSNAIPGHIIAYEDMENDLLLAGDLDWKDFTRVARRIRIIPVKANSSNGKGFK, encoded by the exons atgaacaataataataatattaacgaTCAACAAGGGTCTCTAAACATGATGAAACGACGGTGGTTGCAAGACCACCAAAAAAGACTCATGTCGTCACAACAACAACCCTACATCAACATGCTCATTTCTCCACTAGCAGCACCACCTCCAATTCATCATCACAATAAGTTTCTAAAAGAGGAAGATAATGATGATATGGTAGCTGGAGTGATTCCTGCGGTGACGGTTGTGGTGGAAGGTCGTTCAATCTGCCACCGGATCAGCCTTCATAATCAGGATGGTTACAACAGCCTAGCCAAGGCTCTTCGTCACATGCTGGtggacgacgatgatgatggggaagagcAAAGCGGAGGAGGATATGATCTGTCGAACGCAATACCAGGTCACATCATTGCTTATGAAGACATGGAAAATGACCTTCTCCTTGCTGGTGATCTTGATTGGAA AGATTTTACAAGGGTGGCGAGGAGAATTCGAATAATTCCGGTAAAGGCAAATTCAAGCAATGGAAAAGGATTTAAATAG